One window of Stigmatella erecta genomic DNA carries:
- the xylB gene encoding xylulokinase, whose amino-acid sequence MYLGIDVGTSSVKSVLVDGSERILGSASEALDVTRPHPGWSEQDPEAWVRACERTLDALTAAHRAEMAAVEGIGLSGQMHGATLLDGQDRPLRPAILWNDGRSEAECRVLEARCPRLRDIAGNIAMPGFTAPKLLWVAEHEPDTFAKVRKVLLPKDYLRLFLTGEHVSDMSDAAGTLWLDVARRAWSDALLAATGLTREHMPRLVEGSQASGRLRPELARRWGMARPPVVAGGGGDNAASAVGIGAVRPGSAFVSLGTSGVLFVSNARFSPNTAGAVHAFCHAVPGLWHQMGVILSAAASMEWLSGLLSIPAPELTAELGERVSGPSPVKFLPYLSGERTPHNDASARGAFVGLAHGQGRAAMTQAVMEGVAFAFADCLRVLSEAGTEVARASAVGGGSRSHLWLKILASVLNRPLDLHAEGDFGGAFGAARLGRLAATGEDPLALAVPPPVAQVVEPDAALVPRYAQAYGHWRGLYPALRAVDAGP is encoded by the coding sequence GTGTACCTGGGCATCGATGTGGGAACCTCGTCCGTGAAGTCCGTGCTCGTGGATGGGAGCGAGCGCATCCTCGGCAGCGCCAGCGAGGCGCTGGACGTCACGCGGCCCCATCCGGGCTGGTCGGAGCAGGACCCGGAGGCCTGGGTGCGCGCCTGCGAGCGCACCCTGGACGCGCTCACCGCGGCGCACCGCGCGGAGATGGCGGCCGTGGAGGGAATCGGGCTGTCCGGACAGATGCACGGGGCGACGCTGCTGGACGGGCAGGACCGGCCCCTGCGCCCGGCGATCCTCTGGAACGATGGCCGCTCGGAGGCCGAGTGCCGCGTCCTGGAGGCGCGCTGCCCGCGCTTGAGGGACATCGCGGGCAACATCGCCATGCCGGGCTTCACCGCGCCGAAGCTGCTCTGGGTCGCGGAGCACGAGCCGGACACCTTCGCGAAGGTGCGCAAGGTGCTGCTGCCCAAGGACTACCTGCGGCTGTTCCTGACCGGCGAGCACGTGTCGGACATGTCCGACGCGGCCGGAACACTCTGGCTCGACGTGGCGAGGCGGGCCTGGTCGGACGCGCTGCTCGCGGCCACGGGGCTCACGCGGGAGCACATGCCGCGGCTCGTGGAGGGCTCCCAGGCGTCGGGGAGGCTGCGGCCGGAGCTGGCCCGCCGCTGGGGCATGGCCCGGCCGCCGGTGGTGGCCGGCGGGGGCGGGGACAACGCGGCCAGCGCGGTGGGGATTGGCGCCGTGCGGCCGGGCTCCGCCTTCGTCTCGCTGGGCACCTCGGGCGTGCTCTTCGTCTCCAATGCCCGCTTCTCGCCCAACACGGCGGGCGCGGTGCACGCCTTCTGCCATGCGGTGCCGGGGCTCTGGCACCAGATGGGCGTCATCCTGTCCGCCGCCGCCAGCATGGAATGGCTCTCGGGGCTCCTGAGCATTCCCGCGCCCGAGCTGACGGCGGAGCTGGGGGAGCGCGTGTCCGGCCCCTCTCCGGTGAAGTTCCTGCCCTACCTCTCCGGAGAGCGCACCCCGCACAACGATGCCTCGGCCCGGGGAGCCTTCGTGGGCCTGGCCCATGGGCAGGGGCGGGCGGCGATGACGCAGGCGGTGATGGAAGGGGTGGCCTTCGCCTTCGCCGACTGCCTGCGGGTGCTCTCGGAGGCGGGGACGGAGGTGGCCCGGGCCTCGGCGGTGGGCGGAGGCTCGCGCTCACACCTCTGGTTGAAGATTCTCGCGAGCGTGCTGAACCGGCCGCTGGATCTCCACGCGGAAGGGGATTTCGGCGGAGCCTTCGGGGCCGCGCGGCTGGGCCGGCTCGCCGCGACGGGCGAGGACCCACTGGCTCTCGCCGTGCCGCCTCCGGTCGCCCAGGTGGTGGAGCCCGATGCCGCGCTCGTCCCACGGTATGCCCAGGCGTATGGGCATTGGCGCGGCCTCTATCCCGCGCTCCGGGCGGTGGACGCAGGCCCATGA